A genomic segment from Geitlerinema sp. PCC 7407 encodes:
- the lptB gene encoding LPS export ABC transporter ATP-binding protein has protein sequence MKIALENIHKSYGKREIVSRVSLSVAQGEVVGLLGPNGAGKTTTFYITTGLEKPDTGKVWLDELDITSLSMHKRARLGIGYLAQEPSVFRNLSVRDNIMLVLEQTNVPRREWNQRLRTLIKEFRLEKVVNTLGIQVSGGERRRTELARALASGVEGPKFLLLDEPFAGVDPIAVAEIQEIIANLRDRGMGILITDHNVRETLAITDRAYIMRDGQILAAGSTEELYGNPLVRQYYLGDNFQV, from the coding sequence TTGAAGATTGCGCTCGAAAATATTCATAAATCCTACGGGAAGCGAGAAATTGTTAGCCGCGTCAGCCTCTCCGTTGCCCAAGGCGAGGTAGTGGGGCTCCTCGGGCCTAACGGTGCCGGCAAGACCACGACTTTTTACATCACCACGGGCCTTGAGAAACCCGACACGGGCAAAGTATGGCTCGATGAGCTGGATATAACCTCCCTGTCGATGCACAAGCGTGCGCGCCTTGGCATTGGCTATCTGGCCCAGGAGCCGAGCGTGTTTCGCAACCTGAGCGTCCGGGACAACATCATGCTGGTGCTGGAGCAGACCAATGTCCCCCGCCGAGAGTGGAATCAGCGCCTGCGCACCCTGATCAAAGAATTCCGGCTGGAAAAGGTCGTCAACACCCTGGGCATTCAGGTATCGGGGGGAGAGCGGCGGCGCACCGAGCTGGCCCGCGCCCTGGCCTCGGGGGTAGAAGGCCCCAAATTTTTGCTGCTAGATGAGCCCTTTGCGGGGGTGGACCCGATCGCGGTGGCCGAAATTCAGGAGATCATTGCGAATTTGCGCGATCGCGGCATGGGCATCTTGATCACCGACCACAACGTGCGAGAAACCCTGGCCATCACGGACCGGGCTTACATCATGCGCGACGGCCAGATTTTGGCGGCAGGGAGCACAGAGGAGCTCTACGGCAACCCCCTGGTGCGCCAGTATTACCTGGGCGACAACTTCCAAGTCTAG
- a CDS encoding WD40 repeat domain-containing protein, giving the protein MSLADLGVTQAFFNEAYYLAQNPDVQSAVSSGAFQSGYQHFLAFGVREGRNPSAGFDAAYYLLRNPDVAQAVQMGSFEGPFAHFALFGVEEGRSPAPELEGTNLSQVFEGGWVDRSYRNLVLLRQLDSLVGEVGTSVTVPTAPEPAPVLVAAPVPQETGAAAVPPPPPLAQFAESTLRQFFDEGSYLAANGDVAAAVQSGTFQNGLQHFLLFGAREGRDPGPAFDNAYYLARNPDVAAAIRQKAFESPLEHFLLFGRFEGRSPLPPLTNPGTTAPVEPVVPPISGPTPVPSSLGALAGTRTLRESVGDSAPQDAYQFTLASASKVSLVLDGLSANARVQILNGSGAVVATSDQPGSLAEGINQRLGAGAYQVLVSQAAAGQNTGYNLVISGVAETTGALTNLEVTTATYLGTAGTDSASAVEISPNREIIVAGNFNGVAQLQRLSLSGQQVLATVPLGGTMNDMDLNRSNGQIVAAGSLGVKIYDDRANTLVRSLAIGAVDRVAVANNGNFATLSDRTITLWSAAGQAIAQTTLASRTDIADIAISLNGTQVYATGYTQKSADLQVPFVTAFDASLKPLWNQWDYGATTALNGGKAADSRGVRISIGQDGGLYFLGRTDGGNSVFTWNGSSTSALGSGQLIQTDAYNTPYNLPGAITMIYYARLDPLSGAVVKSQFALTRKGSGEGNSFGGDSITADTAGNVYIGGYAYATIANRDSTAIAGQTVGSYSANEPAVLSVSADFSTRRYWNTFNESGASGTVNGFAVGYGRAAAFGTVKTGAVITTASAPNPSALGGQDAFLATWSTL; this is encoded by the coding sequence ATGAGTCTTGCTGACTTAGGCGTTACCCAAGCATTTTTCAACGAAGCCTACTACCTGGCCCAAAACCCCGATGTGCAGTCAGCCGTGAGCAGCGGCGCTTTCCAAAGCGGCTACCAGCACTTTTTGGCCTTTGGGGTCCGCGAAGGGCGCAACCCCAGCGCAGGCTTTGACGCCGCCTACTACCTGCTGCGCAATCCGGATGTGGCCCAAGCCGTCCAGATGGGCAGTTTTGAAGGTCCTTTTGCTCACTTTGCCCTGTTTGGGGTGGAGGAGGGCCGCAGCCCAGCCCCTGAGCTGGAGGGCACCAATCTGTCGCAGGTGTTTGAGGGGGGATGGGTCGATCGCAGCTACCGAAACTTGGTGCTGCTGCGGCAGCTCGACAGCTTGGTGGGAGAAGTGGGCACTAGCGTGACGGTCCCGACAGCCCCAGAGCCAGCACCGGTCTTGGTTGCGGCACCCGTGCCCCAGGAAACCGGCGCTGCCGCCGTGCCCCCTCCACCGCCCCTAGCTCAGTTCGCAGAAAGCACGCTGCGGCAGTTTTTTGATGAGGGGAGCTACCTGGCAGCCAATGGCGATGTGGCAGCCGCCGTGCAGAGCGGGACGTTCCAAAATGGTCTTCAGCATTTTCTGCTGTTTGGGGCGCGAGAAGGCCGCGACCCAGGACCCGCTTTTGACAATGCCTACTACCTCGCCCGCAATCCGGATGTGGCGGCCGCCATTCGCCAGAAAGCCTTTGAGAGTCCGCTGGAGCATTTCTTGCTGTTTGGGCGCTTTGAAGGGCGATCGCCCCTGCCGCCCCTGACCAACCCCGGCACGACCGCTCCCGTCGAGCCCGTTGTGCCGCCCATCAGCGGCCCCACACCCGTGCCCAGCAGCTTGGGCGCTCTGGCCGGCACTCGCACTCTGCGCGAGTCTGTGGGAGACAGCGCGCCCCAAGATGCCTACCAGTTCACCCTGGCCAGCGCCAGCAAGGTGAGCCTGGTCCTCGATGGCCTCAGCGCCAATGCCCGGGTGCAAATCCTCAACGGCAGCGGCGCTGTGGTGGCCACGTCGGATCAGCCGGGCAGCCTGGCCGAGGGGATCAATCAGCGGCTAGGCGCAGGGGCCTATCAAGTGCTGGTCTCCCAAGCAGCGGCTGGCCAGAACACAGGCTATAACCTGGTGATTTCGGGGGTGGCGGAGACGACCGGAGCCCTGACCAATCTGGAAGTGACAACGGCGACCTATCTGGGCACAGCGGGAACCGACAGCGCCAGCGCCGTGGAGATCTCGCCCAACCGCGAAATCATTGTGGCGGGGAATTTTAATGGGGTCGCTCAGCTACAGCGCCTGTCCCTGAGTGGTCAGCAGGTGCTGGCGACGGTGCCTCTGGGCGGCACGATGAATGATATGGACCTCAACCGCAGCAATGGCCAAATCGTGGCGGCGGGGAGCTTGGGGGTGAAAATCTACGACGATCGGGCCAATACCTTGGTGCGATCGCTCGCCATCGGGGCCGTGGATCGGGTGGCAGTGGCCAACAACGGCAACTTCGCAACCCTGAGCGATCGCACCATTACGCTGTGGAGCGCGGCGGGACAGGCGATCGCCCAAACCACCCTCGCTTCGCGCACCGACATCGCTGACATCGCCATCAGCCTGAACGGCACCCAGGTCTACGCCACCGGCTACACCCAGAAGTCCGCCGACCTTCAGGTTCCCTTTGTCACCGCCTTTGATGCGTCCCTCAAGCCCCTCTGGAACCAGTGGGACTACGGCGCTACCACCGCCCTCAACGGTGGCAAAGCAGCGGATTCGCGCGGCGTGCGCATCAGCATTGGCCAAGACGGCGGGCTGTACTTCTTGGGCCGCACCGACGGCGGCAATAGCGTGTTCACCTGGAACGGCTCTAGCACCAGCGCCCTGGGCAGTGGCCAGCTGATCCAAACCGACGCCTACAACACGCCCTACAACCTCCCGGGGGCGATCACGATGATCTATTACGCTCGCCTCGATCCCCTGAGCGGAGCGGTGGTGAAAAGCCAGTTTGCTCTGACCCGCAAAGGCAGCGGCGAAGGGAACAGTTTTGGGGGTGACTCCATCACGGCGGATACGGCGGGCAACGTCTACATTGGCGGCTACGCCTATGCCACGATCGCCAACCGAGACAGCACCGCCATCGCAGGCCAAACGGTGGGCAGCTACAGCGCCAATGAACCCGCCGTGCTGTCGGTCTCGGCAGACTTCAGCACGCGTCGATACTGGAACACGTTCAATGAAAGCGGCGCGAGCGGCACGGTCAACGGCTTTGCGGTGGGCTATGGCCGCGCCGCCGCCTTTGGCACTGTGAAAACGGGCGCCGTGATCACCACCGCCAGCGCGCCTAATCCGTCTGCGCTTGGCGGTCAGGATGCCTTCTTGGCCACCTGGTCCACCCTGTAG
- a CDS encoding alpha/beta fold hydrolase, giving the protein MSTAEHSIAVGSLTWFYREAVPAQPLDRPPVVLLHGLVSQSYGWRNILPALANQGFRAIAPDWIGGGRSDKPDRRDFAYTPDAFVEAIAAWLDALEIPTCTLVAQGFLGSAGIQFALRHRDRVQRLAILNAPIATAAQLPWRIRQLGLPLAGDMFTQDPLLVDRTLEGGGRYEVADEDLDVYRRPFLKSSDAGRSLLATVRNLQLPKVTAEIEAGLAEWSQPGLLIWGRQDPWLPLAIAEAAVQRNSNLELVSLDEVGHYPQEDWHEKVTEALLPFLRRQDF; this is encoded by the coding sequence GTGTCCACTGCTGAGCATTCCATTGCCGTTGGCTCTTTAACTTGGTTTTATCGAGAGGCGGTCCCCGCCCAGCCGCTGGATCGCCCCCCAGTGGTGCTGCTCCACGGCCTAGTCTCCCAGAGCTACGGCTGGCGAAATATCTTGCCAGCCCTAGCGAATCAGGGCTTTCGAGCGATCGCCCCTGACTGGATCGGAGGCGGGCGATCGGATAAGCCCGATCGGCGAGACTTCGCCTACACGCCCGACGCCTTTGTGGAGGCGATCGCGGCCTGGCTGGATGCCCTCGAGATCCCGACCTGCACGCTGGTTGCCCAGGGCTTTTTGGGCTCAGCCGGAATTCAGTTTGCCCTGCGCCATCGCGATCGCGTCCAGCGCCTAGCCATCCTCAACGCCCCGATCGCCACCGCTGCCCAGCTGCCCTGGCGGATCCGCCAGCTCGGGCTTCCCCTGGCGGGCGACATGTTTACCCAGGATCCCCTCCTAGTCGATCGCACCCTTGAGGGGGGCGGGCGCTACGAGGTCGCCGACGAAGACCTGGACGTCTACCGGCGTCCTTTCCTCAAGAGCTCAGACGCCGGGCGATCGCTCTTGGCCACCGTGCGCAACTTGCAGCTGCCCAAGGTCACTGCCGAAATCGAAGCAGGCCTGGCCGAGTGGTCCCAGCCCGGTCTCTTGATCTGGGGACGCCAAGATCCGTGGCTGCCTCTGGCGATCGCCGAAGCCGCCGTTCAGCGAAACTCCAACCTAGAGCTAGTTTCCCTCGACGAGGTTGGTCACTATCCTCAAGAAGATTGGCACGAAAAGGTGACCGAAGCGCTGCTGCCATTTCTGCGGCGTCAGGATTTCTAG
- a CDS encoding aldose 1-epimerase, translating to MMSQDFSGEVPVFAIAEEQRQYKTYVLRDEGHASCLEIVPERGGIVTRWQVRGQEVLYLDSDRFANPELSVRGGIPILFPICGNLPDNTYTLNGQTYTLKQHGFARDLPWQVSDRSTEDGASLTLTLVSSEATRAVYPFDFRLDFTYILRGDTLTIRQRYLNQSGDPMPFSTGLHPYFQVADKSALTFDIPAKSLINQITWYTEPFEGRFDFSMPEIDVAFPELLGQRASMTDPQRQLEITMEADPNYSVFVFWTQQGKDFCCVEPWTAPRYALVTGDRLLHLEPAIPLTTEVRLTARSTQS from the coding sequence ATGATGAGCCAAGATTTTTCTGGAGAGGTGCCTGTGTTTGCGATCGCCGAAGAACAACGACAGTACAAGACCTATGTTTTGCGCGATGAGGGCCACGCGAGCTGCCTGGAAATCGTGCCGGAGCGGGGCGGCATTGTCACTCGCTGGCAGGTCCGAGGCCAGGAGGTGCTGTACCTAGACAGCGATCGCTTCGCCAACCCCGAGCTCTCTGTCCGCGGCGGCATCCCGATCCTGTTTCCCATCTGCGGCAACCTGCCGGATAACACCTACACCCTCAACGGCCAAACCTACACCCTCAAGCAGCACGGGTTTGCCCGCGATCTGCCCTGGCAAGTGAGCGATCGCAGCACCGAGGACGGCGCCAGCCTCACCCTCACCCTTGTGAGCAGCGAAGCCACCCGAGCTGTCTATCCCTTCGACTTCCGGCTGGACTTTACCTACATCCTCCGGGGAGACACCCTGACGATTCGCCAGCGCTATCTCAACCAGTCCGGCGACCCCATGCCCTTTTCCACCGGGCTCCATCCCTACTTCCAGGTCGCAGACAAATCAGCCCTGACCTTCGATATTCCGGCCAAGAGCCTCATTAACCAGATCACCTGGTACACCGAGCCCTTCGAGGGGCGCTTTGACTTCTCGATGCCCGAAATCGATGTGGCCTTTCCGGAGCTATTGGGCCAGCGCGCTTCCATGACAGACCCCCAGCGCCAGCTCGAGATCACGATGGAAGCGGACCCAAACTACTCGGTGTTTGTTTTCTGGACCCAGCAGGGCAAGGATTTTTGCTGTGTGGAGCCCTGGACCGCGCCGCGCTATGCCCTGGTGACGGGCGATCGCCTGCTGCACCTCGAGCCCGCCATTCCCCTCACCACCGAAGTGCGATTGACGGCCCGCTCCACCCAATCTTGA
- a CDS encoding FAD-binding oxidoreductase: protein MTRVAVIGCGVVGAAIAYELSLVPGLKVSVLDRQAPAQASTGAALGVLMGIISKKTKGRAWQLRRQSLERYETLIPELRSRTGLDIPWNQQGILKLCFDAGELPTWRSLAEQRQAQGWPLEILDAPDLARQYSYLAQQDVAAAIYSPRDRQIQPVALTQALVAAAQQNGVTFQFDQAVESLTIASERSEAGGPQVCQALRTGAGAIAADWFVIAAGLGSTPLTAHLHTPIPLGGILGQAVRLRLPAPLAQTPQPVVTGDDVHLVPLSDAEYWLGATVEFPADAEHDPIPEGDRLQSVIQRATEFCPALAKAEILQTWSGLRPRPSDRPAPVIGPLAGYQNVLLATGHYRNGVLLAPATALAIRAAIAPL, encoded by the coding sequence ATGACTCGGGTGGCGGTGATTGGATGTGGGGTTGTGGGGGCGGCGATCGCCTACGAGCTGAGCCTGGTGCCGGGGCTAAAGGTGAGCGTCCTGGACCGCCAGGCGCCCGCCCAGGCCTCGACGGGGGCAGCTCTGGGGGTCCTCATGGGCATCATCAGCAAAAAAACGAAAGGGCGGGCGTGGCAGCTGCGACGCCAAAGCCTAGAGCGCTACGAAACCTTGATTCCGGAGCTGCGATCGCGCACGGGCCTGGACATTCCCTGGAATCAGCAAGGCATTTTGAAGCTGTGCTTTGATGCTGGGGAGCTGCCCACCTGGCGATCGCTGGCCGAGCAGCGTCAGGCCCAGGGCTGGCCCCTAGAAATCCTCGACGCCCCGGACCTGGCCCGCCAGTATTCCTATCTAGCCCAGCAGGACGTCGCCGCGGCCATCTACTCCCCCCGCGATCGCCAAATCCAGCCCGTCGCCCTCACCCAGGCCCTGGTTGCCGCCGCCCAGCAAAACGGCGTGACCTTCCAGTTCGATCAGGCCGTGGAATCGCTGACTATTGCGTCTGAGAGGAGCGAGGCAGGCGGCCCGCAGGTTTGCCAAGCGCTCCGGACTGGCGCGGGGGCGATCGCTGCGGATTGGTTTGTGATCGCCGCGGGCCTGGGGTCCACGCCGCTCACCGCCCACCTGCACACCCCAATCCCTCTAGGAGGCATCCTGGGGCAGGCAGTGCGGCTGCGCCTCCCTGCACCCCTCGCTCAGACGCCTCAGCCCGTTGTGACCGGCGATGACGTCCACCTGGTCCCCCTCAGCGATGCGGAGTACTGGCTCGGGGCCACGGTAGAGTTTCCGGCGGATGCCGAGCACGACCCGATTCCTGAAGGCGATCGCCTCCAATCGGTCATCCAGCGAGCCACCGAATTTTGTCCGGCCCTAGCAAAGGCTGAGATCCTGCAAACCTGGTCTGGCCTGCGGCCTAGGCCGAGCGATCGCCCCGCCCCCGTCATTGGCCCTCTAGCTGGCTACCAAAACGTTCTGCTCGCCACCGGCCACTACCGCAACGGCGTTTTGCTCGCGCCCGCCACCGCTTTGGCCATCCGAGCGGCGATCGCTCCCCTCTAG
- the fba gene encoding class II fructose-bisphosphate aldolase (catalyzes the reversible aldol condensation of dihydroxyacetonephosphate and glyceraldehyde 3-phosphate in the Calvin cycle, glycolysis, and/or gluconeogenesis) has translation MALVPMRLLLDHAAEHGYGIPAFNVNNMEQIQAIMQAAHETDSPVILQASRGARNYAGENFLRHLVLAAVETYPHIPIVMHQDHGNEPATCYSAIKNGFTSVMMDGSLEADAKTPASYEYNVAVTSEVVKVAHAIGASVEGELGCLGSLETGMGEAEDGHGFEGKLDHSQLLTDPDQAVDFVERTQVDALAVAIGTSHGAYKFTRKPTGEILAISRIEEIHSRLPNTHLVMHGSSSVPEDLIALINEFGGTIPETYGVPVEEIQKGIKSGVRKVNIDTDNRLAITAAVREALAKNSKEFDPRHFLKPSIKYMQKVCADRYQQFGTAGNASKIKQESCELFAVKYKKGELTQVSKKTASV, from the coding sequence ATGGCGCTTGTACCCATGCGACTGCTGCTAGACCACGCAGCGGAACACGGTTACGGGATTCCCGCCTTTAACGTCAACAACATGGAGCAGATCCAAGCGATCATGCAGGCTGCCCATGAAACCGACAGCCCCGTGATCCTGCAAGCTTCCCGCGGTGCTCGTAACTACGCTGGGGAAAACTTCCTCCGTCACCTGGTTTTGGCTGCGGTTGAGACCTACCCCCACATCCCCATCGTGATGCACCAAGATCACGGTAACGAGCCCGCTACCTGCTACTCAGCAATCAAGAACGGGTTTACCAGCGTCATGATGGACGGCTCCCTGGAAGCTGACGCCAAGACCCCCGCTAGCTACGAGTACAACGTGGCTGTGACCAGCGAAGTGGTGAAGGTCGCTCACGCGATCGGCGCTTCCGTTGAGGGTGAGCTGGGCTGCCTGGGCTCCCTGGAGACCGGCATGGGCGAAGCTGAAGACGGCCACGGCTTTGAGGGCAAGCTTGACCACTCCCAGCTGCTGACTGATCCTGACCAAGCCGTTGACTTCGTTGAGCGCACCCAAGTGGACGCTCTGGCAGTGGCTATCGGCACCAGCCACGGCGCCTACAAGTTCACCCGCAAGCCGACCGGCGAAATCCTGGCCATCAGCCGCATCGAAGAGATCCACAGCCGTCTGCCCAACACCCACCTGGTGATGCACGGTTCTTCTTCGGTTCCTGAGGACCTGATCGCCCTGATCAACGAGTTCGGTGGCACCATCCCCGAGACCTACGGCGTGCCCGTTGAAGAGATCCAAAAGGGTATCAAGAGCGGTGTTCGTAAAGTGAACATCGACACCGACAACCGTCTGGCTATCACCGCTGCTGTGCGGGAAGCTTTGGCGAAGAACTCCAAGGAGTTTGACCCCCGTCACTTCCTCAAGCCTTCTATCAAGTACATGCAGAAGGTTTGCGCGGACCGCTATCAGCAGTTCGGCACCGCTGGCAACGCAAGCAAGATCAAGCAAGAATCTTGCGAACTGTTCGCCGTGAAGTACAAGAAGGGCGAACTCACTCAGGTCAGCAAGAAGACCGCTAGTGTCTAA
- a CDS encoding LptF/LptG family permease — protein sequence MRSTFPDTLRPKFNLWHLLAGWMSVMDRYLVAEMIMPFLFGVGAFSSVGIAVGALFELVRRVTESGLPFSIAAEVFALQLPYFISLALPMSTLLATLMAYSRFSSDSELTALRSCGVSIYRLVVPAVLCSLLVTGITFVFNELVVPAANYRAAITLEKALNRERPTFRQENILYQEFQDEMIDGRKVDRLSRLFYARQFDGQQMRGLTILDFSQEGLNQIVTAQAATWNPQESTWDFFDGTVYVVDPAGSYRSIARFEQQKLSLPRTPLDLAERGRDYGEMNIVQAQEQLKLIESSGDEQKIRKLKVRIQQKYSFPFVCVVFGLVGATLGTRPQRRTSKATGFGISILIIFLYYLAGFICSSLGILGALSPFMAAWLPTFFGLGAGGLLLVRIAR from the coding sequence ATGCGATCTACTTTCCCAGATACCCTCAGGCCCAAATTCAATCTTTGGCACTTGCTGGCTGGCTGGATGTCGGTCATGGACCGCTATCTAGTGGCCGAGATGATTATGCCTTTCCTGTTTGGGGTGGGGGCATTTTCGTCGGTGGGCATTGCGGTGGGCGCGCTGTTTGAGCTGGTGCGCCGGGTCACGGAGTCGGGGTTGCCCTTTTCGATCGCGGCGGAAGTGTTTGCCCTACAGCTGCCGTACTTCATTTCGCTGGCGCTGCCCATGTCCACGCTGCTGGCGACTCTGATGGCCTACAGCCGCTTTTCTAGCGACAGTGAGCTGACGGCTCTGCGCAGCTGTGGGGTGAGCATTTACCGACTGGTGGTGCCGGCGGTGCTCTGTAGCCTGCTGGTGACGGGGATTACTTTTGTGTTCAATGAGCTGGTGGTGCCAGCGGCGAACTACCGGGCCGCCATCACCCTGGAAAAGGCGCTCAATCGAGAGCGACCGACATTTCGACAAGAGAATATCCTGTACCAAGAGTTTCAGGATGAAATGATCGATGGCCGCAAAGTCGATCGCCTCTCGCGGCTGTTCTATGCGCGTCAGTTCGACGGGCAGCAAATGCGCGGGCTGACGATTTTGGATTTTTCCCAGGAGGGCCTGAACCAGATTGTGACGGCTCAGGCGGCGACGTGGAATCCCCAAGAGAGCACCTGGGACTTTTTTGACGGGACGGTGTATGTGGTCGACCCGGCGGGCTCCTACCGCAGCATTGCGCGCTTTGAGCAGCAGAAGCTGTCGCTGCCTCGGACGCCGCTCGATTTGGCGGAACGGGGGCGGGACTACGGGGAGATGAATATTGTCCAGGCTCAGGAGCAGCTAAAGCTGATTGAGAGCAGCGGAGATGAGCAAAAGATTCGCAAGCTGAAGGTGAGGATTCAGCAGAAGTATTCGTTCCCCTTTGTGTGCGTGGTGTTTGGCTTGGTGGGGGCGACTTTGGGAACGAGGCCCCAACGCCGCACGAGTAAGGCGACGGGCTTTGGTATCAGTATTTTGATTATTTTTCTGTACTACCTGGCGGGCTTCATTTGCAGCTCTCTGGGGATTTTGGGAGCGCTGTCGCCGTTTATGGCGGCGTGGCTGCCGACGTTCTTTGGCTTGGGGGCTGGGGGGCTGCTGCTGGTGCGGATCGCGCGTTAG
- the psbQ gene encoding photosystem II protein PsbQ produces the protein MKKSRSILALLLAWVATCLVACGGPSATLPPPTYTPDMIAQIQRFTPGVQQVRDRLPELGSAIATQNWSNIKSLLRGPFGDLRRGMTLISRGLLPADQPKADELAQEVFRHLIQIDKAVDERNLAQAQRNYQEVLQDFDAFLQLIPS, from the coding sequence ATGAAAAAGAGTCGATCGATTTTGGCCCTGTTGCTGGCCTGGGTGGCGACCTGCCTAGTCGCCTGTGGCGGCCCTAGCGCGACGCTGCCGCCGCCAACCTACACTCCTGACATGATTGCTCAAATCCAGCGCTTCACGCCTGGTGTGCAGCAAGTGCGCGATCGCCTGCCCGAGCTGGGATCTGCGATCGCTACTCAAAACTGGAGCAATATCAAGAGCCTGCTGCGCGGTCCCTTTGGAGATCTGCGTCGGGGCATGACGCTGATCTCGCGGGGCCTGCTGCCCGCCGACCAGCCCAAGGCCGATGAGCTAGCCCAAGAGGTGTTCCGCCACCTCATCCAGATTGACAAGGCAGTAGACGAGCGCAATCTAGCCCAGGCCCAGCGCAACTATCAGGAAGTCCTGCAAGACTTCGATGCTTTCTTGCAGCTGATTCCGTCTTAG
- a CDS encoding LptA/OstA family protein: MLLSSTLLSRIMRPTGLALLLPAALSALITLPSTTDRAIAQAAGPQRSLTLRSDIQEANAKTGVVTARGNVQIDYPARQIQATASQAQYFSRERRIVLSGNVYILQEGNSLRGETVTYLIDEGRFVALPDQSRQVESIYLVNDANLEVDPGPSAPPPEVQAPPPVFSPDPVFAPSGATSTNR, from the coding sequence ATGCTGCTCTCCTCGACTCTACTTTCCCGCATCATGCGACCGACTGGACTGGCTCTTTTGCTGCCTGCGGCTCTGTCTGCCCTGATCACCCTCCCCAGCACGACCGATCGCGCCATTGCCCAAGCCGCCGGACCCCAGCGATCGCTCACTCTCCGCTCGGACATTCAGGAGGCCAACGCCAAAACCGGCGTCGTGACCGCCCGGGGCAATGTCCAAATCGACTACCCTGCCCGCCAAATTCAGGCGACCGCTTCCCAGGCGCAGTACTTTAGTCGGGAGCGGCGCATCGTCCTGAGCGGGAATGTCTACATCCTCCAAGAGGGCAACAGCCTGCGCGGCGAGACCGTGACCTACCTGATCGACGAAGGCCGCTTTGTGGCGCTGCCCGATCAGAGCCGCCAGGTAGAGTCCATTTATTTGGTCAACGACGCCAACCTGGAGGTCGACCCAGGCCCCAGCGCGCCCCCACCCGAAGTCCAAGCGCCGCCCCCAGTGTTTAGCCCAGACCCGGTGTTTGCGCCGAGCGGAGCGACCTCGACCAACCGATGA